In one window of Psychrobacter sp. P2G3 DNA:
- the sdhA gene encoding succinate dehydrogenase flavoprotein subunit: MATRQDNTISNIKTLNYDAVIVGGGGSGMRASLHLAEAGMKVAVLTKVFPTRSHTVAAQGGIGASLGNMSNDNWHFHFYDTVKGSDWLGDQDAIEYMCREAPKVVYELEHMGMPFDRNEDGTIYQRPFGGHTSNYGEKAVQRACAAADRTGHALLHTLYQKNLEQGTEFFIEWIALDLIKDEAGNINGVVALEQETGTVAVFQSPITVLATGGAGRIFAASTNAYINTGDGIGMAVRAGIPLQDMEFWQFHPTGVHGAGVLLTEGCRGEGAILRNKDGEAFMERYAPTVKDLAPRDLVSRSMDQEIKEGRGCGPNADHIVMDMTHLGVETIMKRLPSVFEIGKNFANVDITKEPIPVIPTIHYMMGGIPTTIHGQVIVPDLEAGTDEDGLYAKGNVVKGLYAIGECACVSVHGANRLGTNSLLDLLVFGRAAGKHIVDEYHHADHNYKPLDPHVLDFTVRRLDKLQQSTEGYNAQDVADEIRATMQTHASVFRTQAMMDEGVEKILALGEKIDQIHLGDKSQVFNTARIEAFEVANLYEVAKATMISAAKRHESRGAHSVSDYDRPEDDDYAPNGRNDHDWMKHTLWYSEDNRIIYKPVRKVPLTVDYVEPKVRVY, from the coding sequence ATGGCAACAAGACAAGACAATACTATTAGCAACATTAAGACCCTGAACTACGACGCAGTCATCGTTGGCGGTGGCGGTTCAGGCATGCGTGCTTCACTACATTTGGCTGAAGCGGGCATGAAGGTTGCAGTGCTTACCAAAGTATTCCCAACGCGTTCGCATACTGTTGCGGCACAGGGCGGTATCGGTGCAAGCTTAGGTAATATGAGCAATGATAACTGGCACTTTCACTTTTATGACACCGTTAAAGGGTCAGATTGGTTAGGTGATCAAGACGCTATTGAATATATGTGCCGTGAAGCGCCAAAAGTTGTTTATGAGCTTGAGCACATGGGCATGCCGTTCGATCGTAACGAAGATGGTACGATTTATCAGCGTCCATTTGGCGGTCATACGTCAAACTATGGCGAAAAAGCCGTTCAACGTGCTTGCGCTGCAGCTGACCGTACAGGTCATGCATTACTACATACGCTATATCAGAAAAACCTAGAGCAAGGCACTGAGTTTTTTATTGAGTGGATTGCCCTTGATTTGATCAAAGACGAAGCTGGCAACATCAACGGTGTTGTAGCGCTTGAGCAAGAAACAGGTACGGTTGCGGTATTCCAGTCACCAATCACTGTCCTAGCGACAGGTGGTGCTGGTCGTATCTTTGCTGCCTCTACCAACGCTTATATCAATACTGGTGACGGTATTGGTATGGCAGTCCGGGCAGGTATTCCATTGCAAGATATGGAATTCTGGCAGTTCCACCCGACGGGCGTTCATGGTGCAGGCGTACTGTTGACCGAAGGTTGCCGCGGTGAAGGGGCTATCTTACGTAATAAAGACGGTGAAGCCTTTATGGAGCGTTATGCGCCAACCGTGAAAGACTTAGCACCTCGTGATCTAGTATCGCGCTCTATGGACCAAGAGATTAAAGAAGGTCGTGGTTGTGGTCCTAATGCGGATCATATCGTAATGGATATGACCCATTTGGGTGTTGAAACCATCATGAAGCGCTTACCATCAGTATTTGAGATTGGTAAAAACTTTGCGAACGTTGATATCACTAAAGAGCCAATTCCAGTTATCCCAACCATTCACTATATGATGGGCGGTATTCCGACTACTATTCATGGTCAAGTCATTGTACCGGATTTAGAAGCGGGTACTGACGAAGACGGCCTATATGCAAAAGGCAACGTGGTTAAAGGTCTATATGCTATCGGTGAATGTGCTTGCGTTAGTGTTCACGGTGCCAACCGTTTAGGTACTAACTCACTGCTTGATTTATTGGTTTTTGGTCGCGCAGCAGGTAAACATATCGTTGATGAATATCATCATGCTGATCATAACTACAAGCCGCTTGACCCTCATGTATTAGATTTCACGGTACGTCGTTTGGATAAATTGCAGCAGTCTACAGAAGGCTACAATGCGCAAGACGTGGCGGATGAGATTCGTGCGACTATGCAAACGCATGCGAGCGTCTTCCGTACGCAAGCGATGATGGATGAAGGCGTTGAAAAGATTTTAGCGCTAGGTGAAAAGATTGATCAAATTCATTTGGGTGATAAATCACAAGTGTTTAATACTGCCCGTATTGAAGCATTCGAAGTTGCCAATCTATATGAAGTAGCGAAAGCGACGATGATATCAGCAGCTAAGCGTCACGAAAGCCGCGGTGCTCATAGTGTGTCTGATTATGATCGTCCAGAAGACGATGACTATGCACCAAATGGCCGTAATGATCACGATTGGATGAAACATACCTTATGGTATTCTGAAGATAACCGTATCATTTATAAGCCAGTTCGCAAAGTTCCATTGACTGTCGATTATGTCGAGCCAAAAGTTCGCGTTTATTAA
- a CDS encoding succinate dehydrogenase iron-sulfur subunit translates to MSRGTRTIEIYRYDPDQDAAPRMQTYTIELLDSDRMLLDVLLRLKKEDETITFRRSCREGICGSDGVNINGKNGLACLINMNTLPEKVTVRPLPGLPVVRDLVVDMNQFYEQYEKVHPYLINEQPAPPTERLQSPEQREKMNGLYECILCACCSTSCPSFWWNPDKFLGPAALLNANRFVVDSRDTDTQARLARLDDPFSLFRCRGIMNCVSVCPKGLNPTKAIGNLRNMLLDQAG, encoded by the coding sequence ATGAGCCGAGGTACTCGCACCATCGAAATCTATCGCTACGATCCTGATCAGGACGCAGCGCCACGCATGCAAACTTATACGATTGAGCTACTAGACTCAGATCGTATGTTGCTTGACGTATTATTACGCCTAAAAAAGGAAGATGAGACCATTACCTTCCGTCGCTCATGCCGTGAAGGCATCTGTGGCTCTGACGGCGTAAATATCAATGGTAAAAACGGCCTAGCATGTTTGATCAACATGAATACGTTGCCTGAAAAAGTGACCGTTCGCCCATTACCAGGTTTGCCAGTGGTTCGTGATTTGGTTGTTGATATGAACCAATTTTACGAGCAGTATGAAAAAGTACATCCGTACTTAATCAATGAGCAGCCAGCGCCACCAACTGAGCGTTTACAGTCACCTGAACAGCGTGAAAAGATGAATGGTCTTTATGAATGCATCTTATGTGCTTGTTGTTCAACCAGCTGCCCATCATTTTGGTGGAACCCTGATAAGTTCTTAGGTCCAGCAGCACTACTTAATGCTAACCGTTTTGTAGTTGATAGCCGTGATACAGATACGCAAGCGCGTTTGGCTCGTTTGGATGATCCGTTCAGCCTATTCCGCTGCCGTGGAATCATGAACTGTGTATCAGTTTGTCCAAAAGGTCTGAATCCCACTAAAGCAATCGGTAATCTACGTAATATGTTGCTTGATCAAGCCGGTTAA